A DNA window from Christiangramia salexigens contains the following coding sequences:
- a CDS encoding thioredoxin domain-containing protein: MNKKEQHHTNDLIHETSPYLLQHAHNPVNWQAWKDEVLEQANDDDKLLLISVGYSACHWCHVMEHESFEDEEVAEIMNSNYTCIKVDREERPDVDQVYMNAVQIMTGMGGWPMNVVALPDGRPVWGGTYFKKDQWKEALTQIAKLYRTNREKMYEYAGKLEEGLSQAQIIKPNEEDDEIHKDFFLPVIEKWKRSIDLRNGGNKSAPKFMLPNNYEFLLRYAFQTSDKDLKNYSLHTLDKISWGGVYDPVGGGFSRYSVDERWHVPHFEKMLYDNAQLVELYSKAYRLTKNPWYKEVVEDSLKFIRREMTDKSGAFYSALDADSEEKSAKKSEGAYYIWTKQELSEIIEDDYELFKSFYNINSYGKWEEDKYVLIRTESLESIAIKHNISLKDLNNKKKNWNNKLFIERNKRQRPGLDNKSLTSWNAMMISGYTEAYNSFGKEEYLQVAIKNAEFICSKQLRDNHSLFHSYKNGKSSINAYLEDYAFCIKAFLDLYRSSFDKSYLKLAQNLIDKVQTEFYDEKSGLFFFTSIKDRPLITKTIEYNDNVIPASNSVMARNLLRLGKLTGKMELVKQAKKMLTSIMDRIPEYPQGFSNWLMLLMDFSFPHYEIAVTGKNYKEIISFFNEHYLPNTVMAASAGPDNLFLLDKRYKKDEDLIYICQEGNCQLPQHSKTDALALVEQV, encoded by the coding sequence ATGAATAAAAAAGAACAGCATCATACCAACGATCTTATCCATGAAACCAGCCCTTATCTATTGCAGCATGCGCATAATCCGGTTAACTGGCAGGCCTGGAAAGACGAGGTTTTAGAACAAGCCAACGACGATGACAAACTTTTATTGATAAGCGTGGGATACTCAGCTTGCCACTGGTGCCATGTTATGGAACATGAAAGTTTTGAGGATGAAGAGGTGGCCGAGATCATGAATTCTAATTACACCTGCATTAAGGTTGATCGTGAAGAGAGGCCCGATGTAGATCAGGTTTATATGAATGCCGTGCAGATCATGACAGGAATGGGAGGCTGGCCAATGAATGTAGTAGCCCTACCCGACGGCAGACCTGTTTGGGGCGGGACTTATTTCAAAAAGGATCAATGGAAAGAAGCCTTAACTCAGATCGCTAAACTTTATAGGACCAATCGGGAGAAAATGTATGAATATGCAGGAAAGCTAGAAGAAGGTCTTTCTCAGGCACAGATTATAAAACCTAATGAGGAGGATGACGAGATCCACAAAGATTTCTTTTTACCGGTGATAGAGAAATGGAAACGCTCAATAGACCTCAGAAATGGTGGAAACAAGAGCGCACCAAAATTCATGCTTCCCAATAATTACGAATTCCTATTAAGATATGCTTTTCAAACTTCGGATAAGGATCTAAAAAATTATAGCCTTCATACCCTGGATAAGATCTCCTGGGGTGGTGTTTACGATCCCGTAGGTGGAGGCTTTTCCAGATATAGTGTAGACGAGCGCTGGCACGTTCCGCATTTTGAAAAAATGCTCTATGATAATGCACAACTTGTAGAGCTTTATTCAAAAGCCTACAGGCTTACAAAGAATCCCTGGTATAAAGAAGTGGTTGAGGATAGCCTGAAATTTATTCGAAGAGAAATGACCGATAAAAGCGGTGCATTCTATTCTGCGCTTGATGCAGATAGCGAAGAAAAATCGGCTAAAAAGTCTGAAGGAGCATATTACATCTGGACAAAACAAGAACTTTCAGAAATCATAGAGGACGACTATGAACTTTTTAAAAGTTTCTATAATATCAACTCTTATGGAAAATGGGAGGAAGATAAATATGTATTGATAAGAACCGAATCCCTGGAAAGCATTGCCATAAAGCATAACATCAGTTTAAAAGATCTAAACAACAAAAAGAAAAATTGGAACAATAAGTTATTTATAGAACGGAATAAGAGACAGCGGCCGGGCCTTGACAACAAAAGTCTAACCTCCTGGAACGCGATGATGATTAGCGGATATACCGAGGCCTATAATAGCTTTGGGAAGGAGGAGTATTTGCAGGTTGCCATTAAAAATGCAGAATTCATCTGCAGTAAACAATTACGCGATAACCATAGCTTATTCCATTCCTATAAAAATGGCAAAAGCTCAATTAATGCTTATCTGGAGGATTATGCATTTTGTATAAAGGCCTTTCTGGACCTTTATCGCAGTAGCTTTGATAAAAGCTACCTAAAACTTGCTCAAAACCTCATAGATAAAGTTCAAACTGAGTTTTACGATGAAAAATCAGGACTTTTCTTTTTCACATCCATCAAAGATCGCCCGCTTATAACTAAAACTATTGAATATAATGACAATGTGATCCCGGCATCGAATTCAGTAATGGCCAGAAACCTATTAAGATTAGGAAAACTTACCGGCAAGATGGAACTTGTTAAGCAAGCAAAAAAAATGCTCACCTCAATAATGGATAGGATTCCGGAGTACCCACAAGGCTTTTCCAACTGGTTAATGCTTTTAATGGATTTTAGTTTCCCGCATTATGAGATCGCAGTTACCGGAAAAAATTATAAGGAGATAATTTCATTTTTTAATGAGCACTATCTCCCAAATACTGTGATGGCGGCTTCAGCAGGACCAGATAATCTTTTTTTACTCGATAAACGCTATAAAAAGGATGAAGATTTAATCTACATATGCCAGGAAGGGAATTGCCAGCTACCTCAGCACTCAAAAACCGACGCTTTAGCCCTAGTAGAGCAAGTTTAA
- a CDS encoding efflux RND transporter periplasmic adaptor subunit: MKKKTLFIILGVVLTLIVLLVIGKKAGWFGSSANVKEVEISKIEPMDITETVSATGKIQPEVEVKLSSEVSGEIIELPVVEGQAVTKGDLLVRINPDIYQSSVERARAGYQNSKANYAQTQANLKQAEADYNRNKTLFEKGVISRAEWDGIISNYEMAQANKESAYYSMQSSAATVTEANDNLGRTNIFAPMTGTISKLDVELGERVVGTQQMAGTEILRVANLGNMEVEVDVNENDIVKVSVGDSTIVEVDAYLGKDFKGVVTEISNTADNELTTDQVTNFKVKVRILKESYAELQEGKPENFSPFRPGMTATVDIITNKRVKVLAVPISSIVIKTDTTSIKKSFKPKSSDKNEEKFECVFIKDGKKAKLRVVETGIQDDSNIEIKKGLEEGDVIITGPYTTVTRNLDSGDEIEVKKEENE; the protein is encoded by the coding sequence ATGAAAAAAAAGACACTTTTCATAATCCTTGGAGTCGTATTGACCCTTATAGTATTATTGGTAATCGGTAAAAAAGCCGGTTGGTTTGGCTCTTCTGCAAACGTAAAAGAGGTTGAGATCTCCAAGATCGAACCTATGGATATTACTGAAACTGTTTCTGCAACCGGAAAAATTCAACCGGAAGTGGAAGTGAAACTTTCATCTGAAGTTTCCGGAGAGATCATTGAGTTGCCTGTAGTAGAAGGTCAGGCAGTGACCAAAGGAGATCTTTTGGTGCGTATTAATCCGGATATCTACCAATCCAGTGTAGAAAGAGCAAGAGCAGGATATCAGAATTCCAAGGCAAATTATGCACAAACACAGGCCAACCTGAAACAGGCCGAAGCCGATTACAACCGAAACAAAACCTTATTTGAAAAAGGTGTGATTTCCAGAGCCGAGTGGGACGGCATTATTTCCAATTACGAAATGGCTCAGGCCAATAAGGAATCGGCATATTACAGTATGCAGAGTTCTGCGGCTACGGTAACCGAGGCCAACGATAATCTTGGGAGGACCAATATTTTTGCACCGATGACTGGTACGATCTCAAAACTCGATGTAGAATTGGGTGAAAGAGTAGTGGGGACACAGCAAATGGCCGGAACTGAAATATTACGGGTTGCTAACCTTGGTAATATGGAAGTAGAGGTAGATGTTAACGAAAATGATATCGTGAAGGTGTCTGTTGGTGATTCTACTATCGTGGAAGTTGATGCCTATCTGGGAAAAGATTTTAAAGGCGTGGTAACTGAAATATCAAATACGGCCGATAATGAGTTAACTACGGATCAGGTAACCAATTTTAAGGTTAAGGTTCGAATTTTAAAAGAATCCTATGCCGAACTTCAGGAAGGAAAGCCTGAGAATTTTTCTCCTTTCAGACCCGGTATGACGGCCACCGTAGATATCATAACAAATAAGCGCGTTAAAGTTCTGGCTGTGCCTATTAGTTCTATTGTTATAAAAACCGACACTACATCAATTAAAAAATCCTTTAAGCCTAAATCTTCAGATAAAAATGAAGAAAAGTTTGAATGTGTCTTTATAAAAGACGGAAAGAAAGCTAAATTGCGTGTTGTAGAAACAGGGATCCAGGATGACTCTAATATCGAGATAAAAAAAGGTCTTGAAGAAGGAGATGTGATCATCACCGGCCCTTATACTACTGTTACCAGAAATCTCGATTCGGGTGACGAAATTGAAGTAAAGAAAGAAGAAAACGAGTAA
- a CDS encoding SCO family protein codes for MKNYSYVGVSLVILVFGIIFIPKIIDRINDNEVTSSDRLNKKQNKVSSEKVAPAVGYLEINGERKKAPDFEFVNQDGDTISNEDYKGKVYVVEFFFTTCPTICPIMNKNLVEVQKEFSNNEDFGIASVSIDPGHDTPEVLSNYAEKYGIDHPNWNLLTGDKERIYNLANKEFGIYAGEEKSAPGGFAHQGMFVLVDKEGYIRSRDDKFGNPLIYYRGYIERNKSVADNEEQQQIDILIEDIKKLL; via the coding sequence ATGAAGAACTATTCGTACGTAGGTGTATCGCTGGTGATCTTAGTTTTTGGAATTATTTTCATTCCAAAGATCATAGATCGTATAAACGATAATGAAGTGACCTCATCAGACAGGCTTAACAAGAAACAGAATAAGGTTTCATCAGAAAAGGTGGCGCCTGCGGTTGGTTACCTGGAAATAAATGGAGAAAGAAAGAAAGCACCAGATTTCGAATTTGTTAATCAGGATGGCGATACCATTTCAAATGAAGATTATAAAGGCAAGGTATATGTGGTTGAATTTTTCTTTACAACCTGTCCTACCATTTGTCCTATAATGAATAAGAATCTGGTAGAGGTTCAAAAAGAATTCAGTAATAATGAAGATTTCGGAATTGCTTCAGTAAGTATAGATCCTGGACACGATACACCTGAAGTGCTTTCAAACTACGCTGAGAAATACGGGATAGATCATCCTAACTGGAACTTGTTAACTGGAGATAAAGAAAGAATTTATAATTTAGCTAATAAGGAATTCGGAATCTATGCTGGAGAGGAAAAGTCAGCTCCAGGCGGGTTTGCGCATCAGGGAATGTTCGTGCTTGTTGATAAGGAAGGTTATATAAGGTCTAGAGACGATAAGTTTGGAAATCCTCTTATATATTACAGGGGTTATATCGAACGAAATAAAAGTGTTGCAGATAATGAAGAGCAACAGCAAATAGATATTTTAATAGAAGATATAAAGAAATTACTTTGA
- a CDS encoding mechanosensitive ion channel family protein, translating to MEKLNNYGSIAKEYVNKFIDYLPTLVGALILLIVGLCVIKMIVKYVQKIFERKDYDKTLELFSLNAIRWGLKIILFVLVITQLGVESASLVAAIGAAGLAIGLAMQGSLSNLAGGVLIIILKPFKVGDWIEAQGVSGSVVEISLFYTKLDTFGNQRAVIPNGELSNDNIINYSYNGTRRENMSFGISYDDDIKKAKEVLMNLVKEQKDILQDPAPQVLVSELGDNSVNFSVRYFAPNSVFWDLHWYMIEEGKIRLEEAGMTIPYPQRDVYLYDQTKMIGTKEKSNTAE from the coding sequence ATGGAAAAGTTGAACAATTACGGCTCTATTGCCAAAGAATATGTCAATAAATTTATTGATTACCTGCCTACATTAGTCGGTGCTTTGATATTGCTTATCGTAGGTTTATGCGTGATCAAAATGATCGTAAAATATGTTCAGAAAATCTTTGAACGTAAGGATTACGACAAAACACTTGAATTATTCTCCCTAAATGCAATTAGATGGGGATTAAAGATAATACTCTTTGTTCTGGTAATCACACAGCTTGGGGTAGAAAGCGCCTCTCTGGTTGCTGCTATTGGTGCCGCAGGTCTGGCAATTGGTCTCGCCATGCAGGGATCATTATCCAACCTTGCAGGTGGAGTTCTTATTATCATCTTAAAACCATTTAAGGTTGGAGATTGGATAGAAGCTCAGGGTGTTTCTGGTAGTGTTGTGGAAATCTCTCTTTTTTATACCAAACTGGATACCTTCGGCAATCAAAGAGCTGTAATACCCAACGGTGAATTGAGTAACGACAATATTATTAATTACAGTTATAATGGCACCAGAAGGGAGAATATGTCTTTTGGAATTTCCTATGATGATGACATTAAGAAAGCCAAAGAGGTTCTAATGAATCTTGTAAAAGAACAAAAGGATATTCTTCAAGATCCGGCACCTCAGGTATTGGTTTCAGAACTTGGAGATAACTCAGTAAATTTCTCTGTTAGATATTTTGCTCCTAACAGCGTATTCTGGGATCTTCACTGGTACATGATCGAAGAAGGTAAGATTAGACTTGAAGAGGCCGGAATGACCATTCCTTATCCTCAAAGAGATGTTTATCTATACGATCAGACAAAAATGATTGGAACTAAGGAAAAATCGAATACTGCCGAATAA
- a CDS encoding TolC family protein — MKNNSLMVFLMLLCSVLYSQEKKWTLEECVNYALENNLSVKQSELDLELTDIERRDALGNFIPSVNAQATNAWNSGLTQNVTTGILQNQTVRNFSAGVTAGITLFDGLRNFKQLQRAKMSKLAGEYSLEKMKDDITLFVADAYLQVLFNKQNLEIIQSQNEVSLEQLERTTDLVDAGVLPMGDLLEIKATIADEEQRIILAENQIQISLINLAQILGIRDYKNFNIAERDYGVFGSEVLNNSVQEVVERAREERSEIKIAQANMDLAAQDVELSKGAYLPSLGAFFNYNTRESGQERVIGFEADPQDPFREIGVVRETEQIVVAPNSIAALGDPLPFFDQLSRNDGFSYGFQLSIPILNGFATRNQVKRSEVGVKRAEYRLEQAKQDLEANVYQAYTDAKGSFKAYEAALVAAEAQAKAFEYASERFDVGLTNAFDFSQAKIRYENTQREALRAKYDYIFKLKVVELYFGIPVSELKF, encoded by the coding sequence ATGAAAAATAATTCCTTAATGGTCTTTTTGATGCTGCTGTGCAGTGTTTTGTACTCTCAGGAGAAAAAATGGACCTTAGAAGAATGCGTGAATTACGCTTTGGAAAATAATCTTTCTGTCAAACAATCAGAACTCGATCTGGAATTGACAGATATTGAAAGGCGTGATGCGCTTGGTAATTTTATACCTTCTGTTAATGCCCAGGCGACCAATGCCTGGAATTCAGGTCTTACTCAAAATGTGACCACTGGGATACTTCAAAACCAAACTGTAAGAAACTTTTCTGCAGGAGTTACCGCCGGAATTACCCTTTTTGATGGTCTAAGAAATTTCAAACAACTTCAAAGGGCTAAAATGTCAAAGCTTGCGGGTGAATATTCCCTCGAGAAAATGAAAGATGATATCACCCTTTTTGTGGCCGATGCTTATCTGCAGGTACTCTTTAATAAACAAAACCTTGAGATCATTCAGTCACAAAATGAAGTTAGTTTAGAACAATTAGAAAGAACTACAGATCTTGTAGATGCAGGTGTTTTGCCCATGGGAGATCTTTTAGAGATTAAAGCGACGATCGCAGATGAGGAGCAAAGGATCATACTTGCCGAAAATCAGATACAGATCAGTCTTATTAACCTGGCGCAGATTCTTGGAATTAGAGATTATAAAAATTTCAATATAGCCGAAAGAGATTACGGTGTATTTGGTAGTGAAGTGTTAAACAATTCCGTACAGGAGGTTGTTGAAAGAGCTCGAGAGGAAAGATCTGAAATTAAGATCGCCCAGGCTAATATGGATCTTGCCGCGCAGGATGTTGAATTATCTAAAGGAGCTTATTTGCCATCACTTGGAGCCTTCTTTAATTATAATACTAGGGAATCCGGACAGGAAAGAGTTATAGGCTTTGAGGCAGATCCTCAGGACCCTTTTAGAGAGATCGGTGTTGTTAGGGAAACAGAACAAATTGTTGTGGCTCCTAATTCCATTGCAGCACTTGGTGACCCTTTGCCATTTTTTGATCAGCTATCCAGAAATGACGGGTTCAGCTATGGTTTTCAGTTGAGCATCCCCATTTTAAATGGTTTTGCAACAAGAAATCAGGTTAAAAGAAGTGAAGTAGGTGTGAAACGTGCAGAATATCGTCTTGAGCAGGCAAAGCAGGATCTTGAAGCGAATGTCTATCAGGCCTATACAGATGCCAAAGGCTCGTTCAAAGCTTATGAAGCAGCATTAGTCGCCGCCGAAGCTCAGGCAAAAGCATTTGAATATGCTTCAGAAAGATTTGATGTAGGCTTGACCAATGCCTTCGATTTTAGCCAGGCTAAAATTCGATATGAAAATACTCAGCGTGAGGCCCTCAGGGCGAAATACGACTATATATTCAAATTAAAAGTTGTAGAATTATATTTTGGAATTCCTGTTTCGGAATTAAAATTTTAA
- a CDS encoding DUF420 domain-containing protein, with protein sequence MKAFLKNSDRVAIPVIIGLSIAVPVIVFVLMLLPERYNFLGTDTITFPLFHALLNFGTAMLLILGYFFMSIQNYVMHRNTMITAFGLSVIFLISYVISKISNEPVPYGGEGILRYVYFFILISHIVLSAIIVPLVLFTMYRGLSGEYDKHAAIARWTFPIWLYVAITGVLVFLFMMPYY encoded by the coding sequence TTGAAAGCATTTCTTAAAAATTCAGATCGTGTAGCCATCCCTGTCATCATAGGCTTGTCTATCGCAGTACCCGTTATTGTTTTCGTGCTAATGCTATTGCCGGAACGTTATAATTTCTTGGGTACAGATACCATTACTTTTCCATTATTTCATGCCTTGCTGAATTTTGGAACAGCGATGCTTCTTATTCTTGGGTATTTCTTCATGAGCATACAAAATTATGTTATGCACAGAAATACCATGATCACGGCTTTTGGGCTTTCGGTAATCTTTCTTATTAGTTATGTAATATCCAAGATAAGTAACGAACCTGTGCCTTACGGTGGTGAAGGAATTCTAAGGTATGTCTATTTCTTTATTTTAATAAGTCATATCGTGCTGTCGGCTATTATCGTTCCATTGGTACTATTCACGATGTATCGTGGTCTTAGCGGGGAGTATGATAAGCATGCGGCTATTGCAAGATGGACTTTCCCTATCTGGCTTTATGTTGCAATTACCGGTGTTTTGGTTTTCTTATTTATGATGCCATATTATTAA
- the cyoE gene encoding heme o synthase, translating into MSSTRVHNSTPSLLTDFKEITKMRLAISVVFSSVAGYFLGADQIDFVTVLLLAIGGYLMVGASNAYNQIIERNLDALMDRTKNRPLPAGRMSVTTAFIIASIFTVLGLIVLYIINPKTAMFGAISIFLYVSVYTPLKTITPLSVFVGAIPGAIPFMLGWVAATGSFSIEPGTLFMIQFFWQFPHFWAIGWWLYDDYKKGGFFMLPTGKRDRGTAIQVILYTCWTIMVSLIPAFGVTGKLYLTIYSAVIIFLLGMGMLYYAVRLYKEKTAEAAKKLMFASVSYITLLQIVYVLDKFIRQWI; encoded by the coding sequence TTGAGCAGCACGCGCGTACATAATTCCACCCCATCTCTTCTTACAGATTTCAAGGAAATAACCAAGATGAGGTTGGCTATAAGTGTAGTCTTCTCTTCTGTTGCGGGCTATTTTTTAGGGGCAGACCAAATAGACTTTGTCACTGTCCTGCTTCTGGCTATAGGTGGCTATCTTATGGTTGGTGCTTCTAATGCCTACAACCAGATCATAGAACGGAATCTCGATGCTTTGATGGACAGGACGAAAAATCGTCCGCTTCCGGCAGGAAGAATGTCTGTTACAACTGCATTTATTATTGCCAGCATTTTCACGGTTTTGGGCTTGATCGTATTATATATTATCAATCCAAAGACCGCCATGTTTGGTGCCATAAGTATATTTCTATATGTAAGTGTCTATACGCCTTTAAAGACCATAACTCCATTATCGGTCTTTGTTGGTGCCATACCTGGTGCAATTCCTTTTATGTTGGGATGGGTAGCGGCAACGGGTAGCTTTAGTATAGAGCCGGGTACTTTATTTATGATTCAGTTCTTTTGGCAATTCCCGCACTTTTGGGCAATTGGATGGTGGTTGTATGATGATTATAAAAAAGGAGGCTTTTTTATGTTGCCTACCGGAAAAAGAGACAGGGGAACGGCAATTCAGGTAATTCTTTATACCTGCTGGACAATAATGGTGTCGCTTATTCCTGCATTTGGAGTGACCGGAAAATTATATCTGACTATATATTCGGCTGTGATCATCTTCCTTTTAGGAATGGGAATGCTTTACTATGCGGTCAGGTTATATAAAGAAAAGACAGCAGAGGCTGCCAAAAAATTAATGTTCGCAAGTGTGTCTTATATCACCTTGCTGCAAATTGTATATGTATTGGATAAATTTATCAGACAATGGATTTAA
- a CDS encoding cytochrome C oxidase subunit IV family protein gives MAHDTTGHHESNTKRIWYVFAILSVVTIVEVILGIIKPVFLTDTFFLGMRLLNWIFILLTIYKAYYIAWSFMHLEHETKGLRRSIVWTAIFLICYLVFILLTEGGYIFDVYDSGHVAWDF, from the coding sequence ATGGCTCACGATACAACAGGACATCACGAATCAAATACTAAGAGAATCTGGTATGTTTTTGCGATACTTTCAGTAGTAACAATCGTAGAAGTTATTCTTGGTATTATAAAACCAGTTTTTTTAACAGATACATTCTTTCTTGGAATGCGTCTATTAAACTGGATCTTTATTCTCCTTACTATTTATAAAGCATATTACATTGCCTGGTCCTTTATGCACCTGGAACACGAGACAAAAGGTCTTAGAAGGTCTATTGTATGGACGGCAATATTCTTAATTTGTTATTTGGTCTTTATCCTTCTTACTGAAGGAGGTTACATCTTTGATGTATACGATAGCGGGCATGTTGCCTGGGACTTCTAA
- a CDS encoding cytochrome c oxidase subunit 3, producing the protein MDLTQGTDEKKHGRAKKMMLWFGIISMVMTFAGLTSAYVVSKNRPDWLNDFELPVSFLWSTLVIIASSITLALSKRNIKTGNRKNATALMLGTLILAVLFVVFQFYSFSEIINEGYYFTGSESSITTSFIYVLVLVHLAHLAIGIIVLLVLIYNHFKQAYRPGQMLGFELGATFWHFVDFLWLYLIFFLYFFR; encoded by the coding sequence ATGGATTTAACTCAGGGAACTGACGAAAAGAAACATGGTAGGGCCAAGAAAATGATGCTCTGGTTCGGGATCATAAGTATGGTGATGACCTTTGCCGGTTTAACCAGTGCTTATGTGGTGAGTAAGAACAGACCAGACTGGCTGAACGATTTTGAGTTACCGGTATCCTTTCTATGGAGTACGCTGGTAATAATTGCTAGTAGTATTACGCTAGCGCTTAGTAAAAGAAACATTAAAACGGGGAACAGGAAAAATGCCACGGCTTTGATGCTGGGAACGCTTATTCTGGCTGTGCTTTTTGTTGTGTTTCAATTTTATAGTTTTTCGGAAATTATAAATGAAGGTTATTATTTTACAGGGAGTGAAAGTTCGATCACCACTTCGTTCATCTACGTGCTGGTATTAGTGCATCTTGCCCATCTGGCGATAGGCATAATAGTACTTTTGGTGTTAATTTATAACCATTTTAAACAAGCTTACAGGCCGGGTCAAATGCTTGGATTTGAGCTAGGTGCAACCTTCTGGCATTTCGTGGATTTCTTGTGGCTCTACCTGATTTTCTTTTTATATTTCTTTAGATAA
- a CDS encoding cytochrome c oxidase subunit 3 produces the protein MEATVVRTGTEGKTWGGGNDPLKASYGKMMMWFFILSDALTFSGFLAAYGFSRFKFIDSWPIADEVFNHFPFLHGVNAPMYYVALMTFILIFSSVTMVLAVDAGHQLKKGKVTIYMFLTIIGGLIFLGSQAWEWKNFISGEYGAVTTKGGNILQFVDADGHRVGLSEIAVPMEGDRVAHEGRNGIWFDEGEGLPTYTLDEIKAGFEANENLFIRTQMLTEEGEKTLLSREESLQKLNTEAVGTVEGANLEQNEYGHPLFADFFFFITGFHGFHVLSGVIINIIIFFNVIIGTYEKRKNYEMVEKVGLYWHFVDLVWVFVFTFFYLV, from the coding sequence ATGGAGGCTACTGTTGTTAGAACAGGCACCGAAGGAAAAACCTGGGGCGGAGGTAACGATCCGCTAAAAGCAAGTTACGGAAAGATGATGATGTGGTTCTTCATCTTATCTGATGCTTTAACATTCTCAGGATTCCTTGCCGCTTATGGTTTTTCAAGATTTAAATTTATCGATTCCTGGCCAATCGCAGATGAGGTATTCAATCACTTTCCATTTCTACATGGGGTGAATGCGCCTATGTATTATGTGGCCCTGATGACCTTTATTCTGATCTTTTCATCTGTAACTATGGTGTTAGCCGTGGATGCGGGTCATCAATTAAAAAAAGGAAAAGTAACTATTTACATGTTCCTTACTATTATTGGAGGTCTTATCTTCCTTGGGTCTCAGGCCTGGGAGTGGAAGAACTTCATTAGTGGTGAATATGGTGCGGTAACTACTAAAGGAGGTAATATCCTTCAATTTGTAGACGCAGATGGCCACAGGGTGGGACTTTCAGAAATCGCGGTTCCAATGGAAGGCGATCGAGTTGCTCATGAAGGCAGAAATGGTATATGGTTCGATGAAGGTGAAGGTCTTCCAACTTATACGTTGGATGAAATCAAAGCCGGTTTCGAAGCGAATGAGAATCTTTTTATAAGAACTCAGATGTTAACCGAAGAAGGAGAGAAAACACTTCTTTCCCGTGAGGAATCTCTTCAAAAGCTTAATACCGAAGCTGTGGGTACTGTTGAAGGAGCGAATCTTGAGCAAAACGAATATGGACACCCATTATTCGCCGACTTTTTCTTCTTTATCACAGGATTCCACGGATTCCACGTGCTTTCTGGAGTGATTATTAATATTATCATCTTTTTCAATGTGATTATAGGTACTTATGAAAAGCGTAAGAACTATGAGATGGTTGAGAAGGTTGGACTATACTGGCACTTTGTAGACCTTGTGTGGGTATTCGTATTCACATTTTTCTACCTCGTTTAA
- the tsaB gene encoding tRNA (adenosine(37)-N6)-threonylcarbamoyltransferase complex dimerization subunit type 1 TsaB translates to MATILCLETATTNCSVGLAKGGKLISLREDNSGNYSHAEKLHVFIDEVLRENNLNTKDLDAIAVSKGPGSYTGLRIGVSSAKGLCFSLDIPLISIPTLDLLAKKLKGKQGIYIPMLDARRMEVYSAVFGSDFKQLRDTKAQILDETSFKEYLDESEVHFIGNGVAKFEDIYKHPNAVFHKQQFPSAKEMAEIADYKYKKSDTEDVAYFEPYYLKDFIAG, encoded by the coding sequence TTGGCTACTATTCTATGTCTGGAGACTGCCACTACTAACTGTTCTGTTGGTTTGGCGAAGGGAGGAAAACTTATAAGTTTAAGAGAAGATAATTCCGGGAACTATTCTCATGCGGAAAAGCTTCATGTTTTTATAGATGAGGTTTTAAGAGAGAATAATTTGAATACTAAAGATCTTGATGCTATTGCAGTGAGCAAAGGACCTGGATCTTACACCGGTTTGAGAATAGGTGTATCTTCTGCCAAAGGCCTGTGTTTTTCTCTGGATATTCCTTTGATTAGTATTCCGACCTTAGATCTACTGGCAAAGAAATTAAAAGGAAAGCAAGGTATTTATATACCAATGCTTGATGCAAGGAGAATGGAAGTTTATTCGGCGGTTTTTGGATCAGATTTTAAACAACTCAGGGATACTAAAGCGCAAATTCTTGATGAGACTTCTTTTAAGGAATATCTCGATGAATCTGAAGTCCATTTTATAGGGAATGGGGTTGCCAAATTTGAAGACATTTATAAGCATCCTAATGCGGTATTTCACAAGCAGCAATTTCCTTCAGCTAAAGAAATGGCAGAGATCGCTGATTATAAATACAAAAAAAGCGACACCGAAGATGTCGCTTATTTTGAACCTTATTATCTAAAGGATTTTATTGCCGGTTAG